A genomic region of [Eubacterium] eligens ATCC 27750 contains the following coding sequences:
- the thiC gene encoding phosphomethylpyrimidine synthase ThiC, with protein MIFLLIIQNGGIHMEYATQMDAARKGIVTKEMEIVAKKENIDVESLRQLIAKGQVIIPANKNHKCLDPNGIGNKLRTKINVNLGTSRDCVDLDMELDKVNNAVKMGAEAIMDLSSFGDTQKFRRKLTAECPATIGTVPIYDAVVYYHKALKDITAQEWLDVVEMHAKDGVDFMTIHCGINKATAKKFRADKRLMNIVSRGGSIIYAWMEMTGNENPFFEYYDRVLEICREYDVTMSLGDACRPGCIMDASDISQIEELVTLGELTRRAWEKDVQVMVEGPGHMPLNQIKANMEIQQTICKGAPFYVLGPLVTDIAPGYDHITAAIGGAIAATYGASFLCYVTPAEHLRLPDLNDVKEGIIASKIAAHAADIAKGVPGAMDWDYKMDKARKVLDWEAMFDVAIDPEKARAYRASSKPEKEDTCSMCGNFCAVKNMNKIMEGEIVSIFDE; from the coding sequence ATGATTTTCCTGTTAATTATCCAGAATGGAGGAATACATATGGAATACGCAACACAGATGGATGCTGCAAGAAAAGGCATTGTTACTAAAGAAATGGAAATTGTTGCAAAGAAAGAAAATATAGATGTCGAGAGTTTAAGACAGCTTATAGCTAAGGGACAGGTTATCATTCCTGCCAATAAGAATCATAAATGTCTTGACCCTAACGGTATCGGTAATAAGTTAAGAACTAAGATTAATGTTAATCTTGGAACTTCAAGAGACTGCGTGGATCTTGATATGGAGCTGGACAAGGTTAATAATGCTGTAAAGATGGGAGCAGAAGCTATCATGGATCTTTCTTCTTTCGGTGATACACAGAAATTCAGAAGAAAGCTGACAGCAGAATGTCCTGCAACAATAGGAACAGTTCCTATATATGATGCAGTTGTATATTATCATAAGGCACTTAAGGATATCACAGCACAGGAGTGGCTTGATGTTGTAGAAATGCATGCTAAAGACGGCGTTGATTTCATGACTATACATTGTGGTATCAACAAGGCTACAGCTAAGAAGTTCAGAGCAGATAAGAGACTTATGAATATTGTATCAAGAGGCGGTTCTATCATATATGCATGGATGGAGATGACAGGAAATGAGAATCCGTTCTTTGAATATTATGACAGAGTGCTTGAGATATGCCGAGAATATGATGTTACAATGAGTCTTGGAGATGCGTGCAGACCGGGATGTATTATGGATGCATCAGATATCTCACAGATTGAAGAGCTTGTTACACTTGGCGAGCTTACAAGAAGAGCATGGGAGAAGGATGTCCAGGTTATGGTTGAAGGACCAGGACATATGCCTCTTAACCAGATTAAGGCTAATATGGAGATTCAGCAGACAATATGCAAGGGAGCACCTTTCTATGTATTAGGACCTCTTGTTACTGATATAGCTCCAGGATATGATCACATTACAGCAGCAATCGGTGGAGCTATCGCAGCTACTTACGGAGCTTCATTCCTCTGCTATGTAACACCTGCAGAACATTTAAGATTACCAGATCTTAATGATGTTAAGGAAGGAATTATTGCTTCTAAGATTGCAGCACATGCGGCTGATATTGCAAAGGGCGTACCGGGTGCAATGGACTGGGATTATAAGATGGACAAGGCAAGAAAGGTTCTTGACTGGGAAGCAATGTTTGACGTTGCGATTGACCCTGAGAAGGCAAGAGCTTACAGAGCTTCATCTAAGCCTGAGAAGGAAGATACATGTTCTATGTGTGGTAATTTCTGTGCAGTAAAGAATATGAACAAGATTATGGAAGGCGAGATTGTAAGTATATTTGATGAGTAA
- a CDS encoding ABC-F family ATP-binding cassette domain-containing protein, producing MISANNVTLRIGKKALFEDVNIKFTEGNCYGLIGANGAGKSTFLKILTGQIEPSKGDVSITPGQRLSFLEQDHFKYDEYNVLDTVIMGNDRLYQIMKEKEAIYAKEDFTEEDGNKASELEAEFADMNGWEAESDAAQLLNGLGIGTDLHYKTMAELNGSEKVKVLLAKALFGNPDILLLDEPTNHLDLDAIAWLEEFLINFENTVIVVSHDRYFLNKVCTQIADIDYAKIQLYAGNYDFWYESSQLIIKQMKEANKKKEEKIKELQDFIQRFSANASKSKQATSRKRALEKIELDEIKPSSRKYPYIDFRPAREIGNEVLTVEGISKTIDGVKVLDNVSFIVNHDDKIAFVGSNELATTTLFNIITGNMEPDEGSYKWGVTTSQAYFPKDSAAEFNREDTIVEWLTQYSPDPDPTYVRGFLGRMLFAGDDGVKKVKVLSGGEKVRCLISKMMICGANVLVFDDPTNHLDMESITALNNGLIKFPGVTLFTSHDHQFIQTTANRIMEIVPSGQLIDKITTYDEYLASDEMARKRQGFAEAASDDED from the coding sequence ATGATTAGTGCTAACAATGTAACACTTAGAATCGGTAAGAAGGCTCTTTTTGAAGATGTTAACATTAAGTTCACAGAGGGTAACTGTTATGGACTTATTGGTGCGAATGGTGCCGGAAAGTCAACATTTTTAAAAATTCTTACAGGACAGATAGAACCTAGCAAGGGTGATGTTTCAATCACACCAGGTCAGAGATTATCTTTCTTAGAGCAGGATCACTTCAAGTATGATGAATATAATGTTCTTGATACAGTAATCATGGGTAATGACAGACTTTACCAGATTATGAAAGAGAAAGAAGCTATATATGCCAAGGAAGATTTTACAGAGGAAGATGGTAACAAGGCAAGTGAGCTTGAGGCTGAGTTTGCAGATATGAATGGCTGGGAGGCTGAATCAGATGCTGCACAGCTTCTTAACGGACTTGGAATCGGAACAGATCTTCATTATAAGACAATGGCTGAGCTTAACGGTAGTGAGAAGGTGAAAGTTCTTCTTGCAAAGGCTTTATTTGGTAATCCTGATATTCTGCTTTTAGATGAGCCTACTAACCACCTTGATCTTGATGCGATTGCATGGTTAGAAGAATTCCTTATTAATTTTGAGAATACTGTTATTGTTGTATCGCATGACAGATATTTCCTTAATAAAGTATGTACACAGATTGCAGATATTGATTATGCGAAGATTCAGCTCTATGCAGGTAATTATGATTTCTGGTATGAGTCAAGCCAGCTTATTATCAAGCAGATGAAGGAAGCTAATAAGAAGAAGGAAGAAAAGATTAAGGAATTACAGGACTTTATCCAGAGATTCTCTGCCAATGCTTCTAAGTCTAAGCAGGCTACTTCAAGAAAGAGAGCTCTTGAGAAGATTGAATTAGACGAGATTAAGCCATCAAGCAGAAAGTATCCATATATTGATTTCAGACCAGCAAGAGAGATTGGTAATGAAGTACTTACAGTAGAAGGAATTTCTAAGACTATTGATGGTGTTAAGGTACTTGATAATGTATCATTTATTGTAAATCATGATGATAAGATAGCATTTGTTGGTTCTAATGAGCTTGCGACAACTACACTTTTCAATATTATTACAGGCAACATGGAGCCTGATGAGGGAAGCTACAAATGGGGTGTTACAACTTCACAGGCTTATTTCCCTAAGGACAGTGCTGCAGAGTTTAACAGAGAAGATACTATTGTTGAATGGCTTACACAGTATTCACCAGATCCGGATCCTACTTATGTAAGAGGATTCCTTGGAAGAATGCTTTTTGCCGGAGATGACGGTGTTAAGAAGGTTAAGGTATTATCAGGTGGAGAGAAGGTAAGATGTCTTATATCCAAGATGATGATATGTGGAGCAAATGTATTAGTATTTGATGATCCTACTAACCACCTTGATATGGAGTCAATCACAGCTCTTAACAACGGACTTATTAAGTTCCCTGGAGTTACATTATTTACATCACACGATCACCAGTTCATCCAGACAACTGCTAACCGTATTATGGAAATTGTTCCAAGCGGACAGCTTATTGATAAGATAACAACATACGATGAGTATCTTGCAAGCGATGAGATGGCAAGAAAGCGTCAGGGCTTTGCAGAAGCAGCTTCTGATGATGAAGATTAA